A genomic segment from Necator americanus strain Aroian chromosome III, whole genome shotgun sequence encodes:
- a CDS encoding hypothetical protein (NECATOR_CHRIII.G12516.T2) codes for MDEEVEKMAEDDRIESGSNRILGSHSPVVFGEIVASHDRFEAHGGDRNSIRTRVPPTGSVLRKRSRGERRDVEYQELPLEPPSCFAYKYGASDDYQRVELETVRETRGSSFAAMSYGATYRLSV; via the exons CTGAGGATG ATCGAATAGAATCCGGTTCAAATCGTATCCTTGGATCTCATTCTCCAGTTGTATTCGGCGAAATAGTCGCTTCTCATGATCGATTCGAGGCTCATGGAGGCGACAGAAACTCAATTCGAACTCGGGTCCCTCCGACCGGTTCGGTACTGCGGAAAAGAAGTCGAGGAGAACGACGTGATGTGGAATATCAGGAACTTCCCCTGGAGCCGCCATCATGTTTTGCGTACAAATACGGAGCATCTGACGACTATCAAAGAGTAGAGCTGGAGACGGTTCGGGAAACGCGTGGATCATCATTTGCTGCAATGTCTTATGGTGCTACGTATCGGCTATCTGTATAG
- a CDS encoding hypothetical protein (NECATOR_CHRIII.G12516.T1) → MILISVLLHRIESGSNRILGSHSPVVFGEIVASHDRFEAHGGDRNSIRTRVPPTGSVLRKRSRGERRDVEYQELPLEPPSCFAYKYGASDDYQRVELETVRETRGSSFAAMSYGATYRLSV, encoded by the exons ATGATCTTAATCTCGGTGCttttgc ATCGAATAGAATCCGGTTCAAATCGTATCCTTGGATCTCATTCTCCAGTTGTATTCGGCGAAATAGTCGCTTCTCATGATCGATTCGAGGCTCATGGAGGCGACAGAAACTCAATTCGAACTCGGGTCCCTCCGACCGGTTCGGTACTGCGGAAAAGAAGTCGAGGAGAACGACGTGATGTGGAATATCAGGAACTTCCCCTGGAGCCGCCATCATGTTTTGCGTACAAATACGGAGCATCTGACGACTATCAAAGAGTAGAGCTGGAGACGGTTCGGGAAACGCGTGGATCATCATTTGCTGCAATGTCTTATGGTGCTACGTATCGGCTATCTGTATAG
- a CDS encoding hypothetical protein (NECATOR_CHRIII.G12517.T1): MRGLEWDDMEVKVDARHLHHLRFVLTTSSINQAQRMLAGHDDVCVSRSRNQHDERPDLRAAQKETNGLGNIQEHREFTIVGVWQAEAKSDQRHRRRN, encoded by the exons atgcgaggattAGAATGGGATGACATGGAAGTGAAAGTTGACGCCCGacatttacaccatcttcgtttcgttcTCAcaacatcaagcatcaatcaggcgCAACGGATGCTGGCTGGACATGATGAT GTATGTGTATCTAGGTCGAGAAATCAGCATGATGAACGACCCGACCTACGAGCTGCGCAAAAGGAAACGAACGGCTTGGGGAAcattcaagagcatcgagaatTCACAATTGTGGGTGTTTGGCAAGCAGAAGCAAAATccgatcagcgtcatagaaggcggaattga
- a CDS encoding hypothetical protein (NECATOR_CHRIII.G12518.T2), with product MMVSVLVLFHAAFEPNCRVGAATPCWQISASYQRCNNLGASKMFCLTAVLSPTVLSAIAIRVQVKIKPSSACGNVHTRSDYRLIIDYISIFHLTNSKKKILSAAISFVSKTLREEILLDVEYLSHNLRIKGDVLKYDSKGKYHLILNVRANEISSENGIFYWYTRKVMNWQDSRRTYINYDESLFHKSPFLPGEIKVHVNGNLVINRNDDSKRCFNAYAWIPDHGIYLLK from the exons ATGATGGTCTCTGTGCTTGTGCTTTTTCACGCTGCATTTGAACCAAACTGCCGAGTCGGAGCCG CGACGCCATGTTGGCAAATTTCCGCTTCATACCAACGCTGCAATAATCTTGG tgCGTCCAAAATGTTTTGCCTCACAGCTGTTTTGTCGCCTACCGTTCTCAGTGCAATTGCCATAAGAGTACAG GTAAAAATCAAACCTTCAAGTGCTTGCGGTAATGTGCATACAAGATCAGATTATCGACTCATTATTGACTATATTTCGATCTTCCATCTTacgaatagtaaaaaaaagattttaagtGCTGCAAT CTCATTTGTGTCAAAAACATTGCGAGAGGAAATACTCTTGGACGTCGAGTATCTCTCACACAATCTT CGTATAAAAGGTGATGTTCTCAAATACGATTCAAAAGGCAAGTATCATCTGATTTTGAATGTTCGAGCCAATGAAATCTCAAGTGAAAACGGAATATTCTATTGGTATACAAGAAAAGTAATGAATTGGCAAGAT TCTCGACGTACGTATATCAATTATGATGAGTCATTATTCCACAAATCACCATTTTTACCTGGCGAAATAAAAGTGCATGTTAACGGGAACCTTGTGAT aaacaGGAATGATGATTCAAAACGATGCTTTAATGCATATGCATGGATTCCGGATCATGGAATTTATCTTCTAAAATAG
- a CDS encoding hypothetical protein (NECATOR_CHRIII.G12518.T1): MMVSVLVLFHAAFEPNCRVGAGNSCLLRDSDRIHRASKMFCLTAVLSPTVLSAIAIRVQVKIKPSSACGNVHTRSDYRLIIDYISIFHLTNSKKKILSAAISFVSKTLREEILLDVEYLSHNLRIKGDVLKYDSKGKYHLILNVRANEISSENGIFYWYTRKVMNWQDSRRTYINYDESLFHKSPFLPGEIKVHVNGNLVINRNDDSKRCFNAYAWIPDHGIYLLK, from the exons ATGATGGTCTCTGTGCTTGTGCTTTTTCACGCTGCATTTGAACCAAACTGCCGAGTCGGAGCCGGTAACAGTTGTCTACTCAGGGACAGTGATAGAATACACCG tgCGTCCAAAATGTTTTGCCTCACAGCTGTTTTGTCGCCTACCGTTCTCAGTGCAATTGCCATAAGAGTACAG GTAAAAATCAAACCTTCAAGTGCTTGCGGTAATGTGCATACAAGATCAGATTATCGACTCATTATTGACTATATTTCGATCTTCCATCTTacgaatagtaaaaaaaagattttaagtGCTGCAAT CTCATTTGTGTCAAAAACATTGCGAGAGGAAATACTCTTGGACGTCGAGTATCTCTCACACAATCTT CGTATAAAAGGTGATGTTCTCAAATACGATTCAAAAGGCAAGTATCATCTGATTTTGAATGTTCGAGCCAATGAAATCTCAAGTGAAAACGGAATATTCTATTGGTATACAAGAAAAGTAATGAATTGGCAAGAT TCTCGACGTACGTATATCAATTATGATGAGTCATTATTCCACAAATCACCATTTTTACCTGGCGAAATAAAAGTGCATGTTAACGGGAACCTTGTGAT aaacaGGAATGATGATTCAAAACGATGCTTTAATGCATATGCATGGATTCCGGATCATGGAATTTATCTTCTAAAATAG
- a CDS encoding hypothetical protein (NECATOR_CHRIII.G12519.T2): MEKHDESDDQPKRGLKKRRALILYSASSTHKPWFSFRIMSTLLWIRFPERHGLEKEKSLSTYTPRRSVISQEPLEVTGKRVVERIESGDYQTIRYPVSAVGELVAL, encoded by the coding sequence ATGGAAAAACACGATGAAAGTGATGACCAACCGAAAAGAGGACTCAAAAAGCGAAGAGCGTTAATTTTGTACAGCGCTTCGTCAACGCACAAACCGTGGTTCAGTTTTAGGATCATGTCAACATTACTATGGATCCGTTTCCCCGAAAGACATGGACTTGAGAAGGAAAAGTCGCTGAGCACCTACACACCTCGTCGTTCAGTCATTTCTCAGGAACCACTGGAGGTCACTGGAAAGCGAGTAGTAGAAAGGATCGAATCTGGAGATTACCAGACAATACGATATCCAGTTTCTGCAGTTGGAGAACTAGTGGCCCTGTAG
- a CDS encoding hypothetical protein (NECATOR_CHRIII.G12519.T1), translating into MSTLLWIRFPERHGLEKEKSLSTYTPRRSVISQEPLEVTGKRVVERIESGDYQTIRYPVSAVGELVAL; encoded by the coding sequence ATGTCAACATTACTATGGATCCGTTTCCCCGAAAGACATGGACTTGAGAAGGAAAAGTCGCTGAGCACCTACACACCTCGTCGTTCAGTCATTTCTCAGGAACCACTGGAGGTCACTGGAAAGCGAGTAGTAGAAAGGATCGAATCTGGAGATTACCAGACAATACGATATCCAGTTTCTGCAGTTGGAGAACTAGTGGCCCTGTAG
- a CDS encoding hypothetical protein (NECATOR_CHRIII.G12520.T2), which produces MILKLNHGLCVDEALYKINALRFLSPLFATPCWQISISYQRCNNLGASKMYCLTAVLSLTVLSAIATRVQVKIKPSSACGNVHTRSDSRLIIDYISIFHTDSKKKILSAAILPVSKTLEGEILLDVEYRSHNGRIKGDVLKYDSKGKYHLILNVRANEISSENGIFYWYTRKVMNWQDSRRTYINYDESLFHKSPFLPGEIKVHVNGNLVINRNDDSKRCFNAYAWIPDHGIYLLNQRDEWTYMFYYPHYFPQYLS; this is translated from the exons ATGATCCTAAAACTGAACCACGGTTTGTGCGTTGACGAAGCGCTGTACAAAATTAACGCTCTTCGCTTTTTGAGTCCTCTTTTCG CGACGCCTTGTTGGCAAATTTCCATTTCATACCAACGCTGCAATAATCTTGG tgCGTCCAAAATGTATTGCCTCACAGCTGTTTTGTCGCTTACCGTTCTCAGTGCAATTGCCACAAGAGTACAG GTAAAAATCAAACCTTCAAGTGCTTGCGGTAATGTGCATACAAGATCAGATTCTCGACTCATTATCGACTATATTTCGATCTTCCATACggatagtaaaaaaaagattttaagtGCTGCAAT CTTGCCTGTATCAAAAACATTGGAAGGTGAAATACTCTTGGACGTCGAGTATCGCTCACACAATGGG CGTATAAAAGGTGATGTTCTCAAATACGATTCAAAAGGCAAGTATCATCTGATTTTGAATGTTCGAGCCAATGAAATCTCAAGTGAAAACGGAATATTCTATTGGTATACAAGAAAAGTAATGAATTGGCAAGAT TCTCGACGTACGTATATCAATTATGATGAGTCATTATTCCACAAATCACCATTTTTACCTGGCGAAATAAAAGTGCATGTTAACGGGAACCTTGTGAT AAACAGGAATGATGATTCAAAACGATGCTTTAATGCATATGCATGGATTCCGGATCATGGAATTTATCTTCTAAACCAGAGAGATGAATGGACTTATATGTTCTACTATCCGCACTACTTCCCTCAATATTTGTCATAA
- a CDS encoding hypothetical protein (NECATOR_CHRIII.G12520.T1) yields MYCLTAVLSLTVLSAIATRVQVKIKPSSACGNVHTRSDSRLIIDYISIFHTDSKKKILSAAILPVSKTLEGEILLDVEYRSHNGRIKGDVLKYDSKGKYHLILNVRANEISSENGIFYWYTRKVMNWQDSRRTYINYDESLFHKSPFLPGEIKVHVNGNLVINRNDDSKRCFNAYAWIPDHGIYLLNQRDEWTYMFYYPHYFPQYLS; encoded by the exons ATGTATTGCCTCACAGCTGTTTTGTCGCTTACCGTTCTCAGTGCAATTGCCACAAGAGTACAG GTAAAAATCAAACCTTCAAGTGCTTGCGGTAATGTGCATACAAGATCAGATTCTCGACTCATTATCGACTATATTTCGATCTTCCATACggatagtaaaaaaaagattttaagtGCTGCAAT CTTGCCTGTATCAAAAACATTGGAAGGTGAAATACTCTTGGACGTCGAGTATCGCTCACACAATGGG CGTATAAAAGGTGATGTTCTCAAATACGATTCAAAAGGCAAGTATCATCTGATTTTGAATGTTCGAGCCAATGAAATCTCAAGTGAAAACGGAATATTCTATTGGTATACAAGAAAAGTAATGAATTGGCAAGAT TCTCGACGTACGTATATCAATTATGATGAGTCATTATTCCACAAATCACCATTTTTACCTGGCGAAATAAAAGTGCATGTTAACGGGAACCTTGTGAT AAACAGGAATGATGATTCAAAACGATGCTTTAATGCATATGCATGGATTCCGGATCATGGAATTTATCTTCTAAACCAGAGAGATGAATGGACTTATATGTTCTACTATCCGCACTACTTCCCTCAATATTTGTCATAA
- a CDS encoding hypothetical protein (NECATOR_CHRIII.G12521.T1) codes for MSTVPGFSLQNSTGDKAEPVPPLPKNGTRGRMWSEVRKLWSWPQFPALLLQKTAAAHEAAIQEVSTLNANRQRRHRHQQATSRHQCTCTKPSSQVTISKPLSTQRQPTSHATPQTSATVEPYEGKH; via the coding sequence ATGTCCACGGTTCCCGGATTCAGTCTCCAAAACAGCACAGGCGACAAAGCTGAACCTGTGCCTCCTCTGCCTAAAAACGGCACACGAGGACGTATGTGGAGTGAGGTGCGGAAGTTGTGGTCTTGGCCACAATTTCCTGCTTTGCTCCTCCAAAAGACAGCAGCTGCCCACGAAGCGGCCATACAAGAAGTAAGCACTCTCAACGCCAACCGTCAACGCCGTCATCGTCATCAACAAGCCACAAGCCGTCATCAATGCACCTGCACCAAGCCGAGTTCTCAAGTCACCATCAGCAAACCATTATCAACCCAACGTCAGCCCACCAGCCACGCCACTCCACAAACCTCTGCAACAGTGGAGCCGTACGAAGGAAAACATTAG
- a CDS encoding hypothetical protein (NECATOR_CHRIII.G12522.T1), whose product MPALPKGRVIKSRSFQNVGYDFMGPFTSKTLENMYVCLYTCLTTRAVHLEVVENLSAGAFLNCFVRFVSRRGVPEIVRSDCGTNFKLGEFIITKMFCDLNENGRSLMSYCASQRINWIFNPPGSPWMGGAWERLVGLTKKAFNKSIGHKRLSFADMCTVITRIEEILNT is encoded by the coding sequence ATGCCTGCACTACCAAAGGGCAGGGTTATAAAGTCGAGATCATTTCAAAATGTCGGTTATGACTTCATGGGtcctttcacttcaaaaactcTCGAGAATATGTACGTGTGTTTATACACATGCCTTACAACTCGAGCAGTACACTTAGAAGTGGTCGAAAATTTATCGGCAGGAGCATTCCTCAATTGTTTCGTGAGATTCGTCTCGCGCAGAGGAGTTCCAGAGATTGTCCGCTCAGATTGTGGAACCAACTTCAAGCTTGGTGAATTCATTATCACTAAGATGTTCTGCGACCTCAACGAGAATGGTCGATCACTTATGTCATATTGTGCATCCCAACGAATAAACTGGATCTTCAATCCTCCTGGATCCCCCTGGATGGGTGGTGCATGGGAACGACTAGTCGGTTTAACCAAGAAAGCGTTTAATAAATCAATAGGGCACAAACGCTTGAGTTTTGCAGACATGTGCACCGTAATCACTCGAATTGAGGAAATTCTAAATACATGA
- a CDS encoding hypothetical protein (NECATOR_CHRIII.G12523.T1) — MYKFDVRMRKKDLYRVNSEAVIEIDPELSIREKPRSAQYLLMPLGFPAKIHPSNWAKSRSLTNLTGTQITVKKQLIKPPSKAKVEYSAIVEKTYQKRRSATALLQSSIRQIKEARENLQELYKEVRDEYKNCKSKSERKDLMIEIEQIEEESQLQSAIAEANDLTFMLTARLDETKNMRENMEIKLGYMSLKLQRDNNVKNEVNEEGDGGIDNTNENCVRDITMPSCSQDTSNSAPTCNSGTAKRTLRSIKPPQATLPKFYGNSDDFPKHWAIFEALVHNSDELDIMEKILLLKESLKEQLCLPKNTTEICTIPGIGGHIQCFESHKTKSIITNGFPPVKLNAEDIEFLKTNTICLENSKLCGEHQSPHILVGLDYYHDLFTDPANGVRTPSGFHIAKTVFGPTIYGREISKVSGTANTVCHSLTRISENTEQELLQKIFELDGLGIMPEGTQRDENVQRYFEEYSKLISFENNIITAPFPLKENVIQVENNYSVAIRRIESLQNILLCNFEQKQWYCDLVNKYVSEGIVETFDTADHDAAGIYYMPHTGVWKPQKKVPLRIVFDASSKRRGHLNLNDVIRKGESFANRIHDILTSSRFKKIVLMCDIESAFTQIRLIDAHKDLCRFLWLRNVNHPPTKDNVVEYRFRRLPFGVTACPSILNMAILSYLESQSLELSTEIAKNLYVDNILLQAESVPEAVRRYKEPKHLFSKTGMNLREYISNSEEVNSRIKYSDKLQSGSMKILGVDYNTMTDNFTVRTKFVYNKKLTKRDVVSQINSIYDPMGLREPLIVKLKSTMREIFDSEVD, encoded by the exons ATGTACAAATTTGATGTCcgaatgcgaaaaaaagatctaTACAGAGTGAATTCTGAAGCGGTGATCGAGATTGATCCAGAATTATCGATCAGAGAAAAACCACGTAGCGCACAATATTTACTGATGCCACTCGGGTTCCCGGCAAAA ATTCATCCCAGTAATTGGGCAAAAAGTCGTTCCCTTACAAACTTAACTGGAACGCAGATCACTGTCAAGAAACAGTTGATCAAACCTCCGTCAAAAGCTAAA GTTGAGTACTCAGCAATAGTTGAGAAAACTTATCAGAAAAGGCGATCAGCCACAGCACTACTACAAAGTAGCATAAGGCAAATAAAAGAGGCAAGAGAAAACCTCCAAGAATTATATAAAGAGGTTAGAGACGAGtataaaaactgcaaaagCAAGTCCGAAAGGAAGGATTTGAtgattgaaattgaacaaatagaagaagaatctCAGCTACAATCTGCGATAGCTGAAGCAAACGACCTAACGTTTATGCTAACAGCGCGCcttgatgaaacaaaaaatatgcgcgaaaatatggaaatcaaACTGGGATACATGTCCCTAAAGCTCCAAAGAGACAATAACGTCAAGAATGAAGTAAACGAAGAAGGGGATGGTGGAATTGATAATACAAACGAAAATTGTGTGAGAGACATCACAATGCCATCTTGCTCGCAAGACACATCAAATTCAGCACCCACATGCAATAGTGGCACAGCCAAAAGGACGCTGAGGTCAATAAAACCTCCACAAGCCACACTACCAAAATTTTACGGGAATTCTGATGACTTCCCAAAACACTGGGCCATTTTTGAAGCCCTTGTCCATAACAGTGATGAACTGGACATTATGGAAAAGATACTCCTACTCAAAGAAAGTTTAAagg AACAACTCTGTCTACCCAAGAACACgaccgaaatctgcaccattcCCGGAATTGGCGGCCATATCCAGTGCTTCGAAAGCCATAAG ACCAAATCAATCATAACAAACGGATTTCCTCCAGTGAAATTGAACGCAGAAGATATTGAGTTCTTGAAGACAAACACTATCTGTCtagaaaattcaaagcttTGTGGTGAGCATCAAAGTCCACACATTCTCGTTGGACTGGACTACTACCACGATTTATTTACGGATCCAGCAAACGGAGTCCGAACACCATCTGGTTTCCATATAGCAAAAACGGTTTTTGGACCCACAATTTATGGTCGAGAAATCAGCAAAGTAAGTGGAACCGCTAACACAGTATGTCACAGTCTGACAAGAATTTCCGAAAACACGGAACAAGAACTCttacagaaaatatttgaGTTGGACGGCCTCGGTATCATGCCGGAAGGAACCCAGAGGGACGAAAATGTTCAAAGATATTTCGAGGAATACTCGAAATTGAtctcatttgaaaacaacatCATCACAGCTCCATTTCCGCTGAAAGAGAATGTAATCCAAGTGGAAAATAACTACTCAGTAGCTATAAGAAGGATAGAATCTTTACAAAACATCCTCTTATGTAATTTTGAACAAAAGCAGTGGTACTGCGATCTTGTGAACAAATATGTCAGTGAAGGGATCGTAGAGACCTTCGACACAGCAGACCACGATGCGGCTGGAATATATTACATGCCACATACAGGGGTATGGAAACCACAGAAAAAGGTCCCTTTAAGGATAGTCTTTGACGCTTCGTCTAAACGAAGAGGCCACCTCAACTTGAACGACGTCATTCGAAAAGGGGAATCCTTCGCTAACAGAATACACGACATTCTTACCTCCTCAAGGTTCAAGAAGATCGTCTTAATGTGTGATATTGAGTCTGCCTTCACACAAATTCGATTGATAGACGCACACAAGGATCTATGCAGATTCTTGTGGCTTCGGAATGTCAATCACCCACCAACAAAAGACAACGTCGTCGAATACAGATTTAGAAGGTTGCCTTTTGGCGTTACAGCTTGTCCGAGCATACTAAACATGGCGATTCTGTCCTACTTGGAATCCCAGAGCTTGGAACTATCCACAGAAATTGCCAAAAATTTGTATGTGGATAATATACTTTTGCAAGCAGAATCGGTTCCTGAAGCAGTAAGAAGGTACAAGGAACCAAAGCATCTCTTCAGCAAGACAGGAATGAACCTACGCGAGTATATTTCAAATTCTGAAGAAGTAAATTCAAGGATTAAATATTCTGACAAACTCCAATCtggatcaatgaaaatactaGGAGTTGATTACAATACTATGACAGACAACTTTACTGTGAGAACAAAGTTTGTTTACAATAAAAAGTTGACTAAGAGAGATGTCGTGAGCCAAATTAATTCGATTTATGACCCAATGGGTCTCAGAGAACCGCTCATTGTTAAACTGAAGTCCACGATGCGAGAAATCTTCGATTCAGAAGTGGACTGA
- a CDS encoding hypothetical protein (NECATOR_CHRIII.G12523.T2) — protein sequence MIEIEQIEEESQLQSAIAEANDLTFMLTARLDETKNMRENMEIKLGYMSLKLQRDNNVKNEVNEEGDGGIDNTNENCVRDITMPSCSQDTSNSAPTCNSGTAKRTLRSIKPPQATLPKFYGNSDDFPKHWAIFEALVHNSDELDIMEKILLLKESLKEQLCLPKNTTEICTIPGIGGHIQCFESHKTKSIITNGFPPVKLNAEDIEFLKTNTICLENSKLCGEHQSPHILVGLDYYHDLFTDPANGVRTPSGFHIAKTVFGPTIYGREISKVSGTANTVCHSLTRISENTEQELLQKIFELDGLGIMPEGTQRDENVQRYFEEYSKLISFENNIITAPFPLKENVIQVENNYSVAIRRIESLQNILLCNFEQKQWYCDLVNKYVSEGIVETFDTADHDAAGIYYMPHTGVWKPQKKVPLRIVFDASSKRRGHLNLNDVIRKGESFANRIHDILTSSRFKKIVLMCDIESAFTQIRLIDAHKDLCRFLWLRNVNHPPTKDNVVEYRFRRLPFGVTACPSILNMAILSYLESQSLELSTEIAKNLYVDNILLQAESVPEAVRRYKEPKHLFSKTGMNLREYISNSEEVNSRIKYSDKLQSGSMKILGVDYNTMTDNFTVRTKFVYNKKLTKRDVVSQINSIYDPMGLREPLIVKLKSTMREIFDSEVD from the exons AtgattgaaattgaacaaatagaagaagaatctCAGCTACAATCTGCGATAGCTGAAGCAAACGACCTAACGTTTATGCTAACAGCGCGCcttgatgaaacaaaaaatatgcgcgaaaatatggaaatcaaACTGGGATACATGTCCCTAAAGCTCCAAAGAGACAATAACGTCAAGAATGAAGTAAACGAAGAAGGGGATGGTGGAATTGATAATACAAACGAAAATTGTGTGAGAGACATCACAATGCCATCTTGCTCGCAAGACACATCAAATTCAGCACCCACATGCAATAGTGGCACAGCCAAAAGGACGCTGAGGTCAATAAAACCTCCACAAGCCACACTACCAAAATTTTACGGGAATTCTGATGACTTCCCAAAACACTGGGCCATTTTTGAAGCCCTTGTCCATAACAGTGATGAACTGGACATTATGGAAAAGATACTCCTACTCAAAGAAAGTTTAAagg AACAACTCTGTCTACCCAAGAACACgaccgaaatctgcaccattcCCGGAATTGGCGGCCATATCCAGTGCTTCGAAAGCCATAAG ACCAAATCAATCATAACAAACGGATTTCCTCCAGTGAAATTGAACGCAGAAGATATTGAGTTCTTGAAGACAAACACTATCTGTCtagaaaattcaaagcttTGTGGTGAGCATCAAAGTCCACACATTCTCGTTGGACTGGACTACTACCACGATTTATTTACGGATCCAGCAAACGGAGTCCGAACACCATCTGGTTTCCATATAGCAAAAACGGTTTTTGGACCCACAATTTATGGTCGAGAAATCAGCAAAGTAAGTGGAACCGCTAACACAGTATGTCACAGTCTGACAAGAATTTCCGAAAACACGGAACAAGAACTCttacagaaaatatttgaGTTGGACGGCCTCGGTATCATGCCGGAAGGAACCCAGAGGGACGAAAATGTTCAAAGATATTTCGAGGAATACTCGAAATTGAtctcatttgaaaacaacatCATCACAGCTCCATTTCCGCTGAAAGAGAATGTAATCCAAGTGGAAAATAACTACTCAGTAGCTATAAGAAGGATAGAATCTTTACAAAACATCCTCTTATGTAATTTTGAACAAAAGCAGTGGTACTGCGATCTTGTGAACAAATATGTCAGTGAAGGGATCGTAGAGACCTTCGACACAGCAGACCACGATGCGGCTGGAATATATTACATGCCACATACAGGGGTATGGAAACCACAGAAAAAGGTCCCTTTAAGGATAGTCTTTGACGCTTCGTCTAAACGAAGAGGCCACCTCAACTTGAACGACGTCATTCGAAAAGGGGAATCCTTCGCTAACAGAATACACGACATTCTTACCTCCTCAAGGTTCAAGAAGATCGTCTTAATGTGTGATATTGAGTCTGCCTTCACACAAATTCGATTGATAGACGCACACAAGGATCTATGCAGATTCTTGTGGCTTCGGAATGTCAATCACCCACCAACAAAAGACAACGTCGTCGAATACAGATTTAGAAGGTTGCCTTTTGGCGTTACAGCTTGTCCGAGCATACTAAACATGGCGATTCTGTCCTACTTGGAATCCCAGAGCTTGGAACTATCCACAGAAATTGCCAAAAATTTGTATGTGGATAATATACTTTTGCAAGCAGAATCGGTTCCTGAAGCAGTAAGAAGGTACAAGGAACCAAAGCATCTCTTCAGCAAGACAGGAATGAACCTACGCGAGTATATTTCAAATTCTGAAGAAGTAAATTCAAGGATTAAATATTCTGACAAACTCCAATCtggatcaatgaaaatactaGGAGTTGATTACAATACTATGACAGACAACTTTACTGTGAGAACAAAGTTTGTTTACAATAAAAAGTTGACTAAGAGAGATGTCGTGAGCCAAATTAATTCGATTTATGACCCAATGGGTCTCAGAGAACCGCTCATTGTTAAACTGAAGTCCACGATGCGAGAAATCTTCGATTCAGAAGTGGACTGA